In Actinoplanes derwentensis, the following proteins share a genomic window:
- a CDS encoding flagellar export protein FliJ codes for MNRFFRLAPVLRARKAQEDAAKGAVIQSRAEIREAEALLKRRKLSLMGAEAPTEGTARAMVAAIAARQSIAAGVFGAQRMVTEAEEVERERMAVLSDAAKRRRAVELMAERHAATVKAHDLSTDQSNLDELAISAKARNAAGSRGEA; via the coding sequence GTGAACCGCTTCTTCCGACTGGCGCCCGTCCTGCGCGCACGCAAGGCACAGGAGGACGCCGCCAAGGGCGCCGTGATCCAGTCCCGAGCCGAGATCCGGGAAGCCGAAGCCCTGCTGAAACGCCGCAAACTGTCCCTGATGGGCGCTGAGGCGCCGACCGAGGGCACCGCCCGGGCGATGGTCGCCGCCATCGCCGCCCGCCAGTCCATCGCGGCCGGCGTCTTCGGCGCGCAACGCATGGTGACCGAAGCAGAAGAGGTCGAGCGGGAACGTATGGCCGTCCTCTCCGACGCAGCGAAACGACGGCGTGCCGTGGAACTCATGGCCGAACGGCACGCCGCCACCGTCAAGGCCCACGACCTGAGCACCGACCAGTCGAACCTGGATGAACTGGCGATCTCCGCCAAGGCGCGCAACGCCGCCGGAAGCCGGGGTGAGGCATGA
- a CDS encoding transglycosylase SLT domain-containing protein, translating into MSMGVTGVMSRISELQERLGLNPAPASTSAAGGTSGTTFASALASVAGPGTGTAGAAGTSGGDVVAAAKKYLGTPYVFGGTDPGRGLDCSGLVQRAYKDLGIDLPRNSWQQAKTGRPVASLDDAKPGDILAFNSPVDHVAIYLGDNKMIAAPKPGDQVKIQSVYEKPSAIRRVIDTVPAAAVQDMSALRPAGLRAVSTSGLTGVPYADLFEQAGARHGVSPKLLAAVAKVESGYDPRAVSKVGAQGLMQLMPATARGLGVDDAFDPSQAINGAAKLLASHLREFKTVPLALAAYNAGGGAVHRHNGIPPSAETQAYVPKVQKALAALGG; encoded by the coding sequence ATGAGCATGGGCGTCACCGGAGTCATGTCCCGCATCTCCGAACTGCAGGAGAGGCTCGGGCTCAATCCGGCCCCGGCCTCGACATCGGCGGCCGGTGGTACCTCGGGTACCACGTTCGCCTCCGCACTGGCCAGCGTCGCCGGACCGGGTACCGGCACCGCGGGCGCCGCCGGGACCAGCGGCGGAGACGTCGTCGCGGCGGCCAAGAAATACCTGGGTACGCCGTACGTCTTCGGCGGCACCGACCCCGGCAGAGGACTCGACTGCTCCGGCCTGGTCCAGCGCGCCTACAAGGATCTCGGCATCGACCTGCCCCGCAACTCCTGGCAACAGGCCAAAACCGGCCGCCCGGTCGCCAGTCTCGACGACGCGAAACCCGGCGACATCCTCGCCTTCAACTCGCCGGTCGACCATGTGGCGATCTATCTGGGCGACAACAAGATGATCGCGGCCCCCAAACCCGGCGACCAAGTCAAGATCCAGAGTGTGTACGAGAAACCCAGCGCCATTCGACGGGTGATCGACACCGTTCCGGCCGCCGCCGTCCAGGACATGTCGGCACTGCGCCCGGCCGGACTGCGCGCCGTCTCCACGTCCGGACTGACCGGTGTGCCCTACGCCGACCTGTTCGAACAAGCCGGCGCCAGACACGGGGTCTCCCCCAAACTGCTCGCCGCGGTCGCCAAGGTCGAATCCGGCTACGACCCGCGAGCCGTCAGCAAAGTCGGCGCACAAGGCCTGATGCAGCTGATGCCGGCCACCGCCCGGGGCCTCGGCGTGGACGACGCCTTCGACCCGTCGCAGGCGATCAACGGCGCGGCCAAACTGCTCGCCTCGCACTTGCGCGAGTTCAAGACGGTGCCGCTCGCCCTGGCCGCCTACAACGCCGGCGGTGGCGCGGTACACCGGCACAACGGCATCCCGCCCAGCGCCGAGACCCAGGCCTACGTCCCGAAGGTGCAGAAGGCCCTGGCCGCGCTCGGCGGCTGA